A genomic segment from Carassius auratus strain Wakin chromosome 25, ASM336829v1, whole genome shotgun sequence encodes:
- the commd4 gene encoding COMM domain-containing protein 4, whose translation MRFRFCGDLDCPDWVLAEMSTLARISSVKMKLLCVQVIKDLLDEGIDYDKVAKLTSDAKFESGDIKAGIAVLSFILSSAAKHDVDSESLSSELQQLGLPKEHTTSLCKSYEDKHIALQEKQRESSLRLGGLEAVNWRVDYTLSSSELKQVNEPTVQLRLQAQDPETDSTQTTTVSITADKFRVLLTELRQAQTMMNALQ comes from the exons atg AGGTTCCGCTTTTGTGGAGATCTGGACTGTCCAGACTGGGTCCTTGCAGAAATGAGCACCTTAGCTAGAATA TCGAGCGTCAAGATGAAGCTTCTGTGTGTGCAAGTCATTAAAGACCTGCTCGATGAAGGCATCGAT TATGACAAAGTTGCAAAACTAACCTCAGatgcaaagtttg AAAGTGGAGACATTAAAGCCGGGATAGCAGTGCTGAGTTTCATTCTGTCCAGTGCTGCTAAGCATGATGTGGACAGTGAATCTCTTTCCAGTGAACTACAGCAGCTTGGCCTGCCTAAAG AGCACACCACCAGCTTGTGTAAATCATATGAGGATAAACACATCGCTCTTCAGGAAAAGCAGAGGGAGAGCAGCCTGCGCT TGGGTGGTCTGGAAGCAGTGAACTGGCGGGTCGATTACACCCTGAGCTCCAGTGAACTGAAGCAAGTGAATGAACCCACAGTCCAGCTCAGACTTCAGGCTCAGGACCCCGAGACAGACTCCACACAGACCACCACTGTCTCCATCACTGCAGACAAGTTCAGAGTACTGCTAACAG AACTCAGACAAGCACAGACCATGATGAATGCACTACAGTGA